acatcaagtTGATTACTATTGATATGAATGATGAGCTTAATGGAGAAGTTCTCAGAAATCGCCAGCGGAATATCAGGAAAGATTGAATGGACCATAAATATAAAGGTTCAGGCCCTAAAAATAAATGGGAGAGGATTGTCGCTTCAACAAATCGACACAGCGTCGTAAGCCTCTAAAGTATGGTTATGGTTTATCAACTTAAGGTGTTTCGCCTCCAAGAGACTGCGATGAGGATCATAAGTTGCGTAGTTCAAATGGGTTCGCATCCGAATATGTGAataagactgcaagtaagtaaataCCAGCAGATGCCGGTGAGAATATTGACATCAACGTCAGAACGACCTCTCCTACAAcatccgaggacgaatgtttttaagggaggaaggatgttacaccccgtattttcgAAGAAGTACTTATCaattttgaaacataattacgttgcgttatggttaagtaaaaccactttagaatataaggagaaagcattattaagtatatttaatgagtgaagaatatatataaggtatactggaaggtttataaggaaatgagcggaagaaatggagtggtacgactttggagaaacgataggtaaagtttcgtgtgaaaattttagtccaacttgagggaataatatatcttagcatatgaagtgttttgaagtgaaacaaaggactaaaatgaagttcgtcgagtctagtttccaacacaataaaccgctcatcgataggacattggagtagagaattatgaacattACAAGTTCGGCCGACAGAgaagtactgtagcacgcgtttttaAGTAGAAAAAACGGGGCTATATGGTTCACCACTATTGCTAGTTTTTAAGCAGAAAAAACCTGAACAACAGCTCTGTAGCTCATTTTTGACATAGTAAATAGAGGAATTAGGATTTTTGCAAAGCATGAAAGTTGTGGGAAAATTTCTTATCTTTCCACAGCCTTTTGAATCACCAAATTTCAACTTATAGATAAAACGTTATGGTCAAAATACTAACTGCTACCAGCTCTAAAAACGGGATTAAATTGTCTTACTTCAAGGTTTCAAAATTTCTAACAAAAACTCGAATATTGCACCCAAAAAAAATGTGGAATAACAAGCTCACCACAAGATTGATTGAgcttcttcacaaacccaaaaACTCGGATTTTCAAAACAAGGCTTAACCTATCTTGATTCTTGGTGGCAACATTCCAAAATATATTCAAAGCATGAAAACTAGAAGGATCTTGATGATATTTGGAGGGTAACATATGTGGATTGAAGTCTCTAATGGGGGTTAGGAGAAgaacaagaacaagagaaagtCTTATGAAGTGTGAAAGAAAGTCTTCACCCTTTGATGTAGAAAGCTAGTACCCCTTTTTATCAAATGGGTCTAACAAAATGGTCTTCAAGATCTAATAAATATGACAagtctaaatttttatttttttcaaacaaaaactaaaattttaaactcaagaaaaataataaaaagtattTACTACAAAAGCAAGACTATTTAAATGCCAATAATAAATTTAAGGTTTTACAACTCTCTCCCCCTTAAAAGAAATTTCATCCCAAAATTTACCTTATACTAGTCTTGGAACAAGTGTGGGTATTGTATTTGCATGTCCTCTTCTcgctcccaagtagcttctttgCCAGAATGATTTCTCCAAAGGAATTTCACTAAGGGGATTTTCTTCTTTCTAATCTCTTTTATCTCACGCGTCAAGATTTGGATAGGTTCTTCTTCATATGTCAAGTCAGGATTGATCTCTATGGATTCAATACGAAGAACATGAGATGGATCAGACCGATACTTCTTAAGCATAGAAACCTGGAACACATTGTGGATTTTGTCTAACTCAGGTGGCAGAGCTAGTCTAAACGCAACAGGGCCAACTCATTCAAGTATTTCATAAGGTCTAATGAATCGAGGACTAAGTTTTCCTTTTTGGCCAAATCTCATAATCTTCTTCCAAGAAGAAACCTTTAGAAATACTTTATCGCCCTTTCGATGTTCAATTTCACGCCTCTTGAGATCTGCATATGACTTTTGTCTGTCTGAAGCAATTTTTAGACGGTCCTTGATTATCTTTACCTTGTCTTCAGTCTGTTGCATAATATCAGGACCTAAAAATTTCCTTAGACCAGCTTCACTCCAACAAAGAGGGGTTCTACATTTTCTGCCGTATAAAGCTCCATAAGGAGGCATACCTATACTTGATTGGTtgttattattgtaagcaaattccaCTAACGCCAAGTGTTTGTCCCAACTACCCTCAAACTCAATAACATATGCTCGAAGCATATCCTCCAAGATTTGTATGACTCTCTCGGACTGGCTATCTGTTTGTAGATGGAaagctgtcacgaccctaattattgatcgtacgggcacctactttattatcactagtaggtgaacccttacccgttaaccctttaatcactagccaattttaacttctttaatcatttatactaaaaCAATCAATGTACATGTGAATGAATATATAGTCTACTAAGTCATAATTAATAAATGATACAAGTGtgaaagtctaactattacatccccagaatctgaaagtcatcgtacaaggactctaaccaacaatgtctaaagaatgaagtatatcttaAATATAACAATTAATGTCTgaaatgaaagtagacatctggaaagagagatcttcaggtagcatggcatggatagaagctcaccttcggatctgatcgagcaaactagcctcaagctagagatgtaatctggagGGAATCTCCGGAACACAATCTGTACTCAAAacgggtgcagcaaggtagtatcagtacaaacactatgtaccggtaagcatcataggccaactaagattagttcacgtatataagcataaaatcaacaatataaatagataggcacttaatactcaaatccaagtcacagaatatcccataacagagtcacaacctaagatgaagcttctaacccacaagtctgtcaagtttcaataatctcacctgataatcacaagtccaagttccttccctaggtagagtcactaatccacattttaactcagtcaatgatcatatcaataccacaatAGCCGTTTCAGGAAACACACTAGAAGCATAACTAAACGAGTCATATagtaatgcagaataaaatgtaatgatgtgcaatgcaaaatatgatgatgtgcaatgcaatgcactggccaaatacacactgtacacacatgctaactgatgtcattgctcagtagtcatgacctgcaggggacccatggtgtccatgtaccactcgttttggATTCattcctcggacccg
Above is a genomic segment from Lycium barbarum isolate Lr01 chromosome 12, ASM1917538v2, whole genome shotgun sequence containing:
- the LOC132624142 gene encoding uncharacterized protein LOC132624142; its protein translation is MLRAYVIEFEGSWDKHLALVEFAYNNNNQSSIGMPPYGALYGRKCRTPLCWSEAGLRKFLGPDIMQQTEDKVKIIKDRLKIASDRQKSYADLKRREIEHRKGDKVFLKVSMLKKYRSDPSHVLRIESIEINPDLTYEEEPIQILTREIKEIRKKKIPLVKFLWRNHSGKEATWEREEDMQIQYPHLFQD